One Leifsonia shinshuensis DNA window includes the following coding sequences:
- a CDS encoding carbohydrate ABC transporter permease — MSAVRPNEVAERRPGGARPARKRPAKRRLAYAATVAVFLLPSLIPLLAFVIGPMISAAWTSLHEWNLIGDMKWVGFDNYAHLLTDPATQQAFLHTVYYIVGYLPLVYVGGLGLALALNSKLKGRSFLRGVYFLPVVTSWVVVALVWRWLLNPSVGVVNYLLGLVGIHGPGWWADPAWSMPSIILASAWKDLGFVMVILLAGLQTINPDLYEAAEIDGAGWWRRLFSITLPMLSPSTFFVIVLSLINGFQVFDQVYVMTGGGPNNSSQVVVQQVYDLTFRYGQAGMASALSWLLFLVILVVTLVQFYGQKKWVNYA, encoded by the coding sequence ATGTCGGCCGTACGGCCCAACGAGGTCGCCGAGCGCAGGCCCGGCGGCGCCCGGCCCGCGCGCAAGCGCCCGGCCAAGCGCCGGCTCGCCTACGCGGCGACCGTCGCCGTCTTCCTCCTGCCGAGCCTCATCCCGCTGCTCGCGTTCGTCATCGGCCCGATGATCTCGGCGGCGTGGACCAGCCTCCACGAGTGGAACCTCATCGGCGACATGAAGTGGGTGGGCTTCGACAACTACGCCCACCTGCTCACCGACCCGGCGACGCAGCAGGCCTTCCTGCACACCGTCTACTACATCGTCGGCTACCTGCCGCTGGTCTACGTCGGCGGTCTCGGGCTCGCGCTGGCGCTCAACTCCAAGCTGAAGGGCCGCTCCTTCCTGCGCGGCGTCTACTTCCTGCCGGTCGTGACCAGCTGGGTCGTCGTCGCCCTGGTCTGGCGCTGGCTGCTCAATCCGAGCGTCGGCGTGGTGAACTACCTGCTCGGCCTGGTGGGCATCCACGGTCCCGGATGGTGGGCCGACCCGGCGTGGTCGATGCCGTCGATCATCCTGGCGTCGGCCTGGAAGGACCTCGGCTTCGTGATGGTCATCCTGCTCGCCGGCCTCCAGACGATCAACCCCGACCTCTACGAGGCGGCGGAGATCGACGGTGCGGGCTGGTGGCGGCGCCTGTTCAGCATCACCCTGCCGATGCTGTCGCCCTCGACGTTCTTCGTGATCGTGCTCTCGCTGATCAACGGCTTCCAGGTGTTCGACCAGGTCTACGTGATGACCGGCGGAGGCCCGAACAACTCCAGCCAGGTGGTCGTGCAGCAGGTCTACGACCTGACCTTCCGCTACGGCCAGGCCGGCATGGCCTCCGCCCTGTCGTGGCTGCTGTTCCTCGTCATCCTCGTGGTCACGCTGGTGCAGTTCTACGGCCAGAAGAAGTGGGTGAACTATGCGTAA
- a CDS encoding carbohydrate ABC transporter permease, with amino-acid sequence MRNPVGKTLLYVAVVVGAIVMVFPFVWTVVTSISPGASLTSTPKLIPDNPSLAPYLALFERVPFAQVIVNSLVIAVISTVFQLVTSAMAAYVFARLPFRGRGAIFLLYLATMMIPFQVLIVPLFVEMKSLGLINTYAGAILPTIASAFGVFLLRQAISTVPYELDQAATLDGAGHFRVFFQIVLPLVRPALATLAVFAFLNTWNSFLWPLIILRDPLMQTLPVALSSLQGQYSTQWDVLMAGSVISILPMFALYIFAQKYIVQGVAGTGLK; translated from the coding sequence ATGCGTAACCCGGTCGGCAAGACGCTCCTCTACGTCGCCGTCGTCGTCGGCGCGATCGTGATGGTCTTCCCGTTCGTCTGGACGGTCGTCACCTCGATCAGCCCCGGTGCGAGCCTCACCAGCACGCCGAAGCTCATCCCGGACAACCCCTCGCTGGCTCCCTACCTGGCGCTGTTCGAGCGGGTGCCGTTCGCGCAGGTGATCGTGAACTCTCTCGTGATCGCCGTGATCAGCACGGTGTTCCAGCTGGTGACCAGCGCGATGGCCGCGTACGTGTTCGCCCGGCTGCCGTTCCGGGGCCGCGGCGCGATCTTCCTGCTGTACCTCGCCACCATGATGATCCCGTTCCAGGTGCTCATCGTCCCGCTGTTCGTGGAGATGAAGTCCCTCGGGCTGATCAACACCTACGCCGGGGCGATCCTCCCCACCATCGCGTCGGCGTTCGGCGTGTTCCTGCTGCGGCAGGCGATCAGCACCGTCCCGTACGAGCTCGATCAGGCGGCGACGCTCGACGGAGCCGGCCACTTCCGGGTGTTCTTCCAGATCGTGCTCCCGCTGGTGCGCCCGGCGCTCGCCACCCTCGCGGTCTTCGCGTTCCTCAACACGTGGAACAGCTTCCTCTGGCCGCTCATCATCCTGCGCGATCCGCTGATGCAGACGCTGCCCGTCGCCCTCTCCAGCCTTCAGGGCCAGTACTCCACCCAGTGGGACGTCCTGATGGCCGGCTCGGTGATCAGCATCCTGCCCATGTTCGCGCTCTACATCTTCGCCCAGAAGTACATCGTCCAGGGCGTCGCGGGCACCGGCCTCAAATAG